TCCAGGTCTTAAGAAAGCTAGTTGGTAATTCACGGGAGTAAATGGTTATGATGACTGATCCTATCGCGGACATGTTTACACGCATCCGCAACGGTCAATCTGCAGCAAAAGTTGCAGTACAAATGCCATCTTCTAAAGTTAAAGTTGCAATTGCTACTTTGCTTAAAGAAGAAGGTTATATTTCAGAGTTTTCAGTATCAGGTGAAGTTAAACCTGAACTAGCTGTAACATTGAAGTATTTTGAAGGTAAAGAAGTAATTGAAAAGATCAAACGTGTTTCACGTCCTGGTCTTCGTATATACAAAAGCTGTGATGAACTTCCTAAAGTTCTTGCAGGTATGGGTATTGCGATCATTTCAACTTCTAAAGGTTTGATGACGGATCGTGCCGCTCGCTCTGCGGGTATTGGCGGTGAAGTTCTTGGTTTCGTAGAGTAAGGAGAATAATATGTCTCGTGTTGCAAAAGCACCTGTCGTTGTTCCTGCTGGCGTTACCATTACGTTATCAGGTCAAGACATTACAGTTAAAGGTCCAATAGGCGAATTATCTCGCACGATCCACAGTGACGTTGTTGTTTCTCAAGAAGAAAACAACATTATTACTAATATCGTTGCTGATGTTAAAGGCGCTTGGGCTCAAGCCGGTACTACACGTGCTTTAATCAATAATATGGTTGAAGGTGTTAGTAAAGGTTTTGAAAAGAAATTAGTTTTACAAGGTGTTGGTTACCGTGCCAAAGCTGCTGGTAAGTCTTTAGACTTATCTTTAGGTTTTTCACACCCAATCAAACATGCGATTCCTGAAGGAATTACTTGTGAAACTCCTAGCCAAACTGAAGTTACACTGAAAGGTTGTGATAAGCATTTAGTTGGTCAAACCGCTGCGAACATTCGTGCATACCGTAAACCTGAGCCTTATAAAGGTAAAGGTGTTCGTTATGTTGATGAATACGTTCGTCGTAAAGAAGCTAAGAAGAAGTAGGGTAATACTATGGATAAGAGATCATCTCGTTTGCGCCGCGCTAAACGCGCTCGTGCAAAAATTAGCGAGTTGGGTGCGAATCGTTTAGTTATATTCCGTACTCCTCGTCACATTTACGCTCAATTGATCGCTCCAACTGGTTCTGAAGTAATCGCATCTGCGTCTACTTTAGACAAAGAAGTTAGTGCTCAAATTGAAAAAACAGGTAATGTTGCAGCAGCAACTGCAGTAGGTAAAGCAATCGCTGAACGTGCTGTAGCAAAAGGTATCACTAAGATAGCTTTTGATCGCTCTGGTTTCCTTTACCACGGTCGCGTAAAAGCGTTAGCAGAAGCAGCTCGTGAAGCTGGTCTTCAATTCTAGGGGTTGATAATGGCTAATCATAATCAAGAAAACTCACAGCAAAGTGATATGGCTGAAAAGCTAATTGCCGTTAACCGCGTTTCAAAAGTGGTTAAAGGTGGTCGCATATTCAGTTTTACTGCACTAACAGTAGTTGGTGACGGTAATGGTCGCGTTGGTTTTGGTTACGGTAAAGCACGTGAAGTGCCTGCTGCAATCCAAAAAGCAATGGAAAAAGCGCACCGTAACATAGTAACGATTGACTTGAAGGGTACTACTCTTCAACATGTTATTACGGGCAAACATTCTGGTTCTAAAGTCTTCATGAAACCAGCTTCTGAAGGTACAGGTATCATCGCCGGTGGCGCGATGCGTGCAGTACTTGAAGTTGCAGGCGTTCAGAACGTATTGTCAAAAGCATACGGTTCTACTAACCCAATCAACGTAGTTCGCGCTACTGTTTCTGCCCTAGTGAATATGCATTCACCAGAAGGCATGGCAGCTAAACGTGGCAAACGCGTTGACGAAATTTTGGGGTAATTGAGAATGTCTAAAACAGTTAAAGTAACTCAACTAAAAAGTTCTATCGGTCGTTTACCGAAGCATAGAGCTACATTAAAAGGCCTTGGTCTACGTCGTATCAATCATACAGTTGAGTTAGAAGACACTCCATCTGTACGTGGTATGATTAACAAGGTTTACTATATGGTTAAGGTGGAGGATTAATTATGCATTTAAATACTTTATCCCCTGCACCGGGATCTCACAAAGCTAGAAAACGCTGTGGTCGTGGTATTGGTTCAGGCATCGGTAAAACTGGTGGTCGTGGTCATAAAGGTCAGAAATCTCGTTCTGGCGGTAGTGTACGTCCAGGTTTTGAAGGTGGTCAAATGCCATTGAAACAACGTTTACCTAAATTTGGTTTTACTTCACGTAAATCTTTAGTTCGCGCTGAAGTTCGTTTACACGAATTAAACCTTATCACTGGTGATGTTGTTGATATTCATGCACTTAAAGACGCTGGCCTAATTACACGTAATATCGTAGCTGTTAAAGTTATGTTATCTGGCGAAATTACTCGTCCAATTACATTACGTGGTATTGCAGTAACTAAAGGCGCACAAGCAGCTATTGAAGCTGCTGGTGGCAAAGTAGAGGAATAATACACAATGGCTACACCAGGAACGGCTACCTCACAAGGTAGTAAGGGCGCAGGCGGTTTGTCTGAGCTTAAACAAAGATTATGGTTCGTATTCGTTGCCTTAGTTGTGCTTCGTTTAGGGTCTTTTGTGCCAATCCCTGGTATTGACGCCGCTGTATTAGCTCAGTTCTTTGAACAACAAAAGGGCACTATCGTAGAGATGTTTAACATGTTCTCCGGTGGTGCACTTGAGCGAGCCTCAGTGTTGGCACTTGGTATTATGCCGTACATCTCAGCTTCGATTATTATGCAATTGCTTACTGTGGTTCATCCCGCAATGGCAGAGCTTAAAAAAGAAGGTGAAGCTGGACGTCGTAAAATCAGTCAATACACACGCTACGGCACTTTAGTTCTAGCAACAGTACAATCAATAGCGATTGCCAGAAGTTTACCGGAAATGATGCAAGGGCTTGTTATTAATGCAGGCTTTAGTTTCTATTTCACCGCAGTAATTAGTTTGATCACTGGTACCATGTTTTTAATGTGGTTAGGTGAACAAATTACTGAACGCGGTATCGGTAATGGTATTTCGATTATTATTTTTGCAGGTATTGTTGCTGGCATGCCATCCGCGGTTGGTCAAACAGCTGAAATGGCGCGTCAAGGTGAATTGCACTTATTAGTATTATTGCTTATAGGCGTTGTGGTATTTGCAGTAACTTTCTTAGTAGTATTTGTGGAACGTGGTCAACGACGTATTGTTGTTAACTACGCTAAACGTCAGCAAGGCCGTAAGGTGTTTGCTGCGCAAAGTACCCATTTACCTTTGAAAGTGAATATGGCTGGTGTTATACCGCCAATCTTTGCCTCAAGTTTAATCTTGTTTCCAGGCACGCTTGCGAGCTGGTTTGGTCAAGGTGACGGCCCCGTTGCTGACTTCTTACAAGGTGTTTCAGGAGCTATGTCTCCAGGACAACCTTTGTATGTAATGATGTTAGCAGCAGCAATTATATTTTTCTGTTTCTTTTACACGGCTCTTGTTTTCAATCCGCGTGAAACTGCAGATAACTTGAAAAAGTCTGGTGCGTTCATTCCAGGGATTCGTCCGGGTGAACAAACATCCAAATATATTGATAAAGTCATGACACGTTTAACCCTTTGTGGTGCGGCGTATATTACCTTTGTCTGTTTGGTTCCACAGTTTATGATCATGGCATGGGACGTACAGTTCTATTTCGGCGGGACATCTTTATTGATTATCGTAGTAGTGATTATGGACTTTATGGCACAAGTACAAACGCATATGATGTCTCATCAATATGACAATGTACTTAAAAAAGCGAACTTGAAAGGCTATGGTCGTTAGACCGAGTTGATTTAGTTAACGGAGTATAAAATGAAAGTACGTGCATCCGTAAAAAAGATTTGTCGTAATTGTAAAGTGGTAAAGCGTAAAGGCGTAATTCGCGTTCTTTGTGTTGAACCAAAGCACAAACAAAGACAAGGT
The DNA window shown above is from Colwellia psychrerythraea 34H and carries:
- the rpsH gene encoding 30S ribosomal protein S8; this encodes MMTDPIADMFTRIRNGQSAAKVAVQMPSSKVKVAIATLLKEEGYISEFSVSGEVKPELAVTLKYFEGKEVIEKIKRVSRPGLRIYKSCDELPKVLAGMGIAIISTSKGLMTDRAARSAGIGGEVLGFVE
- the rplF gene encoding 50S ribosomal protein L6 yields the protein MSRVAKAPVVVPAGVTITLSGQDITVKGPIGELSRTIHSDVVVSQEENNIITNIVADVKGAWAQAGTTRALINNMVEGVSKGFEKKLVLQGVGYRAKAAGKSLDLSLGFSHPIKHAIPEGITCETPSQTEVTLKGCDKHLVGQTAANIRAYRKPEPYKGKGVRYVDEYVRRKEAKKK
- the rplR gene encoding 50S ribosomal protein L18 → MDKRSSRLRRAKRARAKISELGANRLVIFRTPRHIYAQLIAPTGSEVIASASTLDKEVSAQIEKTGNVAAATAVGKAIAERAVAKGITKIAFDRSGFLYHGRVKALAEAAREAGLQF
- the rpsE gene encoding 30S ribosomal protein S5, with translation MANHNQENSQQSDMAEKLIAVNRVSKVVKGGRIFSFTALTVVGDGNGRVGFGYGKAREVPAAIQKAMEKAHRNIVTIDLKGTTLQHVITGKHSGSKVFMKPASEGTGIIAGGAMRAVLEVAGVQNVLSKAYGSTNPINVVRATVSALVNMHSPEGMAAKRGKRVDEILG
- the rpmD gene encoding 50S ribosomal protein L30 codes for the protein MSKTVKVTQLKSSIGRLPKHRATLKGLGLRRINHTVELEDTPSVRGMINKVYYMVKVED
- the rplO gene encoding 50S ribosomal protein L15 gives rise to the protein MHLNTLSPAPGSHKARKRCGRGIGSGIGKTGGRGHKGQKSRSGGSVRPGFEGGQMPLKQRLPKFGFTSRKSLVRAEVRLHELNLITGDVVDIHALKDAGLITRNIVAVKVMLSGEITRPITLRGIAVTKGAQAAIEAAGGKVEE
- the secY gene encoding preprotein translocase subunit SecY: MATPGTATSQGSKGAGGLSELKQRLWFVFVALVVLRLGSFVPIPGIDAAVLAQFFEQQKGTIVEMFNMFSGGALERASVLALGIMPYISASIIMQLLTVVHPAMAELKKEGEAGRRKISQYTRYGTLVLATVQSIAIARSLPEMMQGLVINAGFSFYFTAVISLITGTMFLMWLGEQITERGIGNGISIIIFAGIVAGMPSAVGQTAEMARQGELHLLVLLLIGVVVFAVTFLVVFVERGQRRIVVNYAKRQQGRKVFAAQSTHLPLKVNMAGVIPPIFASSLILFPGTLASWFGQGDGPVADFLQGVSGAMSPGQPLYVMMLAAAIIFFCFFYTALVFNPRETADNLKKSGAFIPGIRPGEQTSKYIDKVMTRLTLCGAAYITFVCLVPQFMIMAWDVQFYFGGTSLLIIVVVIMDFMAQVQTHMMSHQYDNVLKKANLKGYGR
- the rpmJ gene encoding 50S ribosomal protein L36, with protein sequence MKVRASVKKICRNCKVVKRKGVIRVLCVEPKHKQRQG